A genomic stretch from Pempheris klunzingeri isolate RE-2024b chromosome 23, fPemKlu1.hap1, whole genome shotgun sequence includes:
- the LOC139222939 gene encoding P2Y purinoceptor 3, with the protein MPSKGGVPPNISASVLHDLLRSFSPSPSTTLPSPSCSIDESYKYIFLPICYSFTFIFSISLNSVILYRSFRRTKRWNASLIYMVNLASTDFMYGLSLPFLVASYVMRDRWVFGDFMCRLVRFLFYFNLYCSIFFLTCISVHRYLGICHPMKVITLETKKAVKCTCVLVWIVVFALTCPIFRFAQTGHVTRLAGLDGNASSVDNPSHEVSLMNGYPSYGNLGGVIEAYQNCWDDAIDKEFPDYVPYGIILHLLGFFVPFSIIAWCYSHVVLTIFRTLHSQPSSHRGQRVGGHEGRQRSNGMSRVLRRDEGISIFLGAHSPYANRRRKSIKTIITITLLFALCFFPFHVTRTIFLLLKVTKGVPCHTMTMVSMCYKVTRPLASFNAWLNALLYFLTKDKGGAHCCQAVNTTTQQHGGLLLPLRMMAKEEGAEEGGIEDGIDNKEKKPFQNSPSYMNRAKVRYIVE; encoded by the coding sequence ATGCCATCCAAAGGTGGAGTTCCACCCAACATCAGTGCCTCGGTACTCCATGACCTTCTCAGATCCTTCTCACCTTCTCCCTCCACCACACTTCCATCTCCTTCTTGCAGCATAGACGAGTCCTACAAGTACATCTTCCTTCCCATCTGTTACTCTTTCACGTTCATCTTTAGCATTTCCCTCAATTCTGTCATCCTCTATCGCTCCTTCCGCCGGACCAAGCGCTGGAATGCTTCGCTGATCTACATGGTCAACCTTGCCTCTACAGACTTCATGTATGGCCTGTCACTGCCATTCCTTGTGGCTAGTTATGTCATGCGTGACCGCTGGGTTTTTGGGGACTTCATGTGCCGTCTGGTCCGTTTTCTCTTCTACTTTAACCTCTACTGCTCCATCTTCTTCCTCACTTGCATCTCTGTCCACAGGTACCTCGGTATCTGCCACCCGATGAAAGTCATCACACTGGAGACTAAGAAGGCTGTCAAGTGCACTTGTGTTTTAGTTTGGATTGTAGTGTTTGCTTTGACCTGCCCCATATTCCGGTTTGCTCAGACTGGTCACGTGACAAGACTGGCAGGGCTTGATGGCAATGCAAGCAGTGTTGACAACCCAAGCCATGAGGTATCATTGATGAATGGATATCCCAGCTATGGTAACTTGGGAGGGGTCATTGAAGCGTACCAGAACTGTTGGGACGATGCCATTGATAAGGAGTTTCCTGATTACGTACCCTATGGCATCATACTCCATTTGCTGGgcttttttgtgcctttttcaATAATTGCCTGGTGTTACTCTCACGTTGTTCTGACCATATTTAGGACGCTGCATTCTCAACCCTCATCCCACAGAGGTCAGAGagtgggaggacatgaaggaAGACAGAGAAGCAATGGGATGTCAAGGGTTCTGAGAAGAGATGAAggcatttccatttttcttggCGCGCACTCCCCTTACGCCAATCGCAGACGTAAATCTATCAagaccatcatcaccatcaccctTCTGTTTGCTCTTTGTTTCTTCCCCTTTCATGTCACTCGAACCATCTTCCTCCTGCTGAAAGTGACCAAGGGCGTCCCCTGTCACACCATGACCATGGTCTCCATGTGCTATAAGGTCACGAGGCCTTTGGCGTCATTCAATGCATGGCTCAACGCCCTCCTATACTTCCTGACTAAAGACAAGGGGGGAGCTCACTGCTGCCAGGCAGTTAACACCACCACCCAACAACATGGTGGGCTTCTATTGCCACTGAGGATGATGGCTAAAGAAGAGGGcgcagaggagggaggaattGAAGATGGTAttgacaataaagaaaaaaaaccatttcAAAACAGTCCATCATACATGAACAGAGCAAAAGTCAGATATATAGTTGAATGA